The following is a genomic window from Cuculus canorus isolate bCucCan1 chromosome 22, bCucCan1.pri, whole genome shotgun sequence.
GTCCAAATATCCCCCCCTCCCTGATCCTATCCAGAGCAGTTGGGGTCTCTGGGTGGCTCAGGGGGACAAGTGGGTCCCCAGAGGGGTGGTGGCAGTGGGGCAGGTCTTGCttcccctcctctgctgctggagcGTTCGGTGGGAGATAAGGGGTGTGGAGGACAAATCCAGGCTCTGCTTGTGACAGCAGGCACTGCCGGCTGATaaggggcagagggacagaTTGGGGGGGGCCCAGTTGGGAAGAGTGTGTGGCTTGAACggtgggggggacagaggggtcaCAGCTTCTCAAAGCAGAGTGGTGGCCCTGGCCGAATTCCCCAAACCGCTGTAAATATTGTTTGAGAGCCATGGGGACGGGGACGATGGCACGTGGCAGGTGGCTGCAGCCCCGGGGGGGGCCAACACTGCCTTTGCTTTGgcttgtccccatgtccccccctgCCACTGAGGGGATGATTCAGCTGCAGCCCCCGCCTGGGACCCCCCGTGGGTTTCTGGGCACCCCCACCCGGGTCACGCGTTGGGTGACAACAGCGAATTCCGGCAGCCCGAGGCTAAAATTAGGCACTTgtgcagcatccctggagcGCGGCGCCCACTGGAGCTGGCTGCTGCCGTGCCCAGTGCCACACTGGTCTAAACTGGGGTTTACTGGGCTTGTGGCTTCCAGAAACACAGAGGCTGGTGACTCTTGAAGGACCAAGCGTGGGGTTATGCCAGGATGTGACCTCTTCCCTGGGGTCCTGATGTTGGGGTGGCTGTGCAGCATCACTAGGGGTGATGCCACAGGGGGGATATCACCACGGTGGGGACAACGCTGCAACGGGGACATCATTGCACCAAGGGTGTCACTGCAATGGGGACATCTCCAGGATGGGGATGTCACCCTGAAGGGGTTATCACCGTAGCTGTTCCTCTTTACCCAGCAGGCCACTGAAAAAGGGGGAGCACCCCATGTGCAAAGAGCACGAGGACGAGCGGATCAACATCTACTGCGTCACCTGCGAGGTCCCCACCTGCTCCATGTGCAAAGTCTTCGGTGCCCACAAGGACTGCGAGGTTGCCCCCCTGCAATCCGTCTTCCAGGGCCAGAAGGTGCTGTGAGGGGATAAcgggggggggctgtgggggacaCGGCTGATCCCGGGGTGATGTGCTGagctggggcagccacaaataGCACCGGGGTTTGCTCAGTGGGTATTAATAGCCCTCGGGTGACTTCGCCCAGGAGACAGCCTATATTTAGAGTGGCCACGGCTTGTGGGGGCCGTGGGGGGAGCAGAGTTGGGGCCAGCAGTGTCCAGCCCTCTCCGTGTCAGGATGGGAAATGTCCCCGTTGGGGTTCAAGCTGTTTCTATCCATCCACTCCTGCCCAGACTGAGCTGAACAACTGCATCTCCATGCTGGTAGCGGGGAACGACCGGATCCAGACGATCATCTCCCAACTGGAGAACTCATGCCGGAGCACTGAggtgaggaaaggagggaaatgaGCCCTCCAAAACCCTGGGGTGAAACCTCAGCCATGGGCCGTTTGGGAGAGCCAAGAGCATCCCTCCCCCTCTGTGCCTGCAGGAGAACAGTGAGGCGGCCAAGCAGGAGCTGTGTGCTCGCTTCGACGCCTTGGCCGcgctgctggaggagaagaagtcagagctgctgcagcgcATCTCCCACGAGCAGGGCGACAAGACGAGCTTCATCCAGGGCCTCATCCACCAgtacaaggagcagctggagaagtcGAGTCGGCTGGTGGAGACCGCCATCCAGGCCATGGAGGAGACCGGAGGAGCCACCTTCCTCATGGTGAGACCTCCAACATGCCCTGCCGGTGCCCACATGGGGTCCCACCGGCTTGAAGACATCCCGGTGGCTGTCCCATGGCTCTACTcacctcttctcttcctccccacaGAACGCCAAGCAGCTCATTAACACGTAAGTGCTTTAATTGGGGAAAATCCAACCATCCCTAGTCCCCATCCTGCAGCCCGGCAGGATACGGCCATGGGGCACCCAGGGGGTGTGTGGGGATGCCCCGACCTCCCCATCCCGTGGTCCCCAAGCTTAGAGAGAGGTCAAGAGGGACCGAACCGTACTCTCCCTTCCCAGGATCGTGGAGGCCTCCAAGGGCGGCAGGCTGGGGAAGATCGAGAGTGGCTACGAAAGCATGGAAGCCTTCTCAGTGAGCCTGGACCACCTC
Proteins encoded in this region:
- the TRIM63 gene encoding E3 ubiquitin-protein ligase TRIM63 isoform X3; this translates as MDFQAGILRDGNPMDSLEKQLICPICLEMFSKPVVILPCQHNLCRKCANDVFQAANPYWPSRGSVISGGRFRCPSCRHEVLLDRHGVYGLQRNLLVENIIDIYKQECSSRPLKKGEHPMCKEHEDERINIYCVTCEVPTCSMCKVFGAHKDCEVAPLQSVFQGQKTELNNCISMLVAGNDRIQTIISQLENSCRSTEENSEAAKQELCARFDALAALLEEKKSELLQRISHEQGDKTSFIQGLIHQYKEQLEKSSRLVETAIQAMEETGGATFLMNAKQLINTIVEASKGGRLGKIESGYESMEAFSVSLDHLTEAVRALDFEPASQ
- the TRIM63 gene encoding E3 ubiquitin-protein ligase TRIM63 isoform X2; translation: MDFQAGILRDGNPMDSLEKQLICPICLEMFSKPVVILPCQHNLCRKCANDVFQAANPYWPSRGSVISGGRFRCPSCRHEVLLDRHGVYGLQRNLLVENIIDIYKQECSRPLKKGEHPMCKEHEDERINIYCVTCEVPTCSMCKVFGAHKDCEVAPLQSVFQGQKTELNNCISMLVAGNDRIQTIISQLENSCRSTEENSEAAKQELCARFDALAALLEEKKSELLQRISHEQGDKTSFIQGLIHQYKEQLEKSSRLVETAIQAMEETGGATFLMNAKQLINTIVEASKGGRLGKIESGYESMEAFSVSLDHLTEAVRALDFEPAEEDEEYFDGEEEEVVEDAVPERMGMASQ
- the TRIM63 gene encoding E3 ubiquitin-protein ligase TRIM63 isoform X1, with translation MDFQAGILRDGNPMDSLEKQLICPICLEMFSKPVVILPCQHNLCRKCANDVFQAANPYWPSRGSVISGGRFRCPSCRHEVLLDRHGVYGLQRNLLVENIIDIYKQECSSRPLKKGEHPMCKEHEDERINIYCVTCEVPTCSMCKVFGAHKDCEVAPLQSVFQGQKTELNNCISMLVAGNDRIQTIISQLENSCRSTEENSEAAKQELCARFDALAALLEEKKSELLQRISHEQGDKTSFIQGLIHQYKEQLEKSSRLVETAIQAMEETGGATFLMNAKQLINTIVEASKGGRLGKIESGYESMEAFSVSLDHLTEAVRALDFEPAEEDEEYFDGEEEEVVEDAVPERMGMASQ